The Geobacter sp. AOG2 genome includes a window with the following:
- a CDS encoding fatty acid--CoA ligase, translating into MKSIPIPRTESAHDYQLLIKRLFLHPVVDAPDQEIVYRQQVRYSYRQFRERVHRLAAALTRMGVKTGDTVAVMDWDSHRYLECFFAVPMIGAVLHTINVRFSAEQILFCIDHAEDDVLLVNSEFLPILEQIRGRIDTVRDFILLKGDDPHPHETTLTFTAEYEELLASTPPEFEFPDFDENTRATTFYTTGTTGMPKGVYFSHRQLVLHTLGVQAALCSTIVQGCLHRNDVYMPITPMFHVHAWGLPYVATALGLKQVYPGRYAPDMLLELVEREKVTFSHCVPTILHMLLKHPHTARIDLSGWKLIIGGAAMSRTLCLDALRHGIDIFTGYGMSETCPILTLSQLTSEMLELSLEEQAEIRCKTGLALPLVDLKLVGEGRNEMPRDGRSAGEIVVRAPWLTQGYLKDHKTSEKLWEGGYLHTGDVAVRDERGYIKITDRSKDVIKVGGEWISSLELEDIIAHHPAVAEVAVVGQPDEKWGERPLALVVPKSGIVVTEKQIQHHVREYADKGMISKQVVLLKTRLVESIDKTSVGKINKVALRERYVY; encoded by the coding sequence ATGAAATCCATCCCCATCCCCCGCACCGAATCCGCACACGATTACCAGTTGTTGATTAAACGCCTGTTTCTGCACCCGGTGGTGGATGCGCCGGATCAGGAGATTGTGTATCGGCAGCAGGTGCGTTATAGCTATCGCCAATTTCGTGAGCGTGTTCACCGCCTTGCGGCTGCTCTGACCCGTATGGGAGTAAAGACCGGAGACACGGTTGCGGTCATGGATTGGGACAGTCATCGCTACCTGGAGTGCTTTTTCGCCGTGCCGATGATCGGTGCAGTGCTCCACACGATCAACGTCCGTTTTTCCGCGGAACAGATCCTCTTCTGCATCGACCACGCAGAGGATGATGTGCTCTTGGTCAATTCGGAGTTTTTGCCGATTCTCGAACAGATCCGCGGCCGTATCGACACGGTTCGCGACTTCATACTCCTCAAGGGCGACGACCCCCACCCCCACGAGACAACCCTCACATTCACCGCGGAATATGAAGAGCTGCTGGCCTCGACCCCGCCGGAGTTCGAATTTCCCGACTTCGACGAGAATACCCGCGCCACTACTTTTTATACCACCGGCACCACCGGCATGCCCAAGGGCGTCTACTTCAGCCACCGCCAACTGGTGCTGCATACCCTGGGGGTCCAGGCGGCGCTTTGCTCCACGATAGTTCAGGGATGCCTGCACCGCAACGATGTCTACATGCCCATAACCCCCATGTTCCACGTCCATGCCTGGGGATTGCCCTATGTGGCCACCGCTTTGGGGCTCAAACAGGTATACCCGGGGCGTTACGCGCCGGACATGCTGCTGGAGTTGGTCGAACGCGAAAAGGTCACATTTTCCCACTGCGTGCCGACCATCCTTCACATGTTGCTCAAACATCCCCATACGGCCAGAATCGACCTGAGCGGTTGGAAACTGATCATCGGGGGCGCGGCCATGTCTCGAACCCTGTGTCTGGATGCCTTGCGACACGGTATCGATATCTTCACCGGTTATGGCATGTCTGAAACCTGTCCGATCCTGACCCTTTCTCAACTGACCTCCGAGATGCTGGAACTCAGTCTGGAAGAACAGGCAGAGATTCGCTGTAAGACTGGTTTGGCGTTACCTCTGGTGGACCTGAAATTGGTAGGGGAGGGGCGGAACGAGATGCCTCGTGATGGTCGTAGCGCCGGCGAGATTGTTGTTCGGGCTCCCTGGCTGACCCAAGGGTACCTCAAAGATCACAAAACATCCGAGAAACTCTGGGAGGGGGGCTACCTGCACACCGGCGACGTTGCGGTCCGCGACGAGCGGGGATATATCAAGATTACCGACCGGAGCAAGGACGTTATCAAGGTCGGCGGAGAATGGATATCTTCCCTGGAATTGGAGGATATCATCGCTCACCATCCCGCCGTGGCCGAGGTGGCGGTTGTCGGCCAGCCCGACGAAAAATGGGGCGAACGGCCGCTCGCTCTGGTGGTGCCAAAATCTGGCATAGTGGTCACGGAAAAACAGATTCAGCATCATGTGCGGGAATATGCCGACAAAGGAATGATTTCCAAGCAGGTAGTCCTTCTTAAAACACGGCTGGTGGAGAGCATTGATAAGACCAGTGTGGGGAAAATTAATAAAGTTGCGCTGCGGGAGAGGTATGTGTATTGA
- a CDS encoding YgdI/YgdR family lipoprotein yields the protein MKRLIRTVLVAFMTMALAGCGNDSGRPSVVTQILSDPTYDGNIAQDSITGAFTVTQGMSSSVQSVFAGIDPTSGAEFRAFLDFPLTGAGGVPGNAVIASAFLDIVITSILPQPLSGTIPIRVDLVSFQPPTLVGTDFDRTLQPALATTTISPPISQSDFGGHVTVDVTALMVEAQRLGLPDFQVRILRDLGIAAPGLVEINNTIGANRANLAPLLQVTYF from the coding sequence ATGAAGCGACTTATCCGAACGGTTCTAGTGGCGTTCATGACCATGGCGTTGGCAGGGTGTGGCAATGACAGCGGCAGACCGTCGGTTGTTACCCAGATTCTGAGTGATCCGACCTACGACGGCAATATTGCACAGGATTCCATCACCGGCGCATTCACGGTGACACAGGGCATGTCGTCGAGCGTCCAGAGTGTATTTGCCGGTATAGATCCGACGAGTGGCGCGGAATTTCGCGCGTTCCTCGACTTCCCCTTGACGGGTGCGGGTGGTGTCCCGGGTAACGCCGTCATTGCGTCGGCGTTCCTCGATATCGTCATCACCAGTATCCTTCCCCAACCGCTGAGCGGCACGATCCCGATCCGCGTTGACTTGGTATCCTTCCAACCGCCTACCTTGGTGGGGACGGATTTCGACCGGACGCTCCAGCCGGCGTTGGCAACCACCACGATCTCACCCCCCATCTCCCAATCCGACTTCGGCGGGCACGTAACGGTCGATGTGACTGCATTGATGGTTGAGGCGCAGCGCCTGGGCCTGCCTGATTTCCAGGTCCGCATATTGCGGGATTTGGGGATAGCCGCGCCGGGACTTGTGGAAATCAACAATACCATCGGAGCAAACCGGGCGAATCTCGCGCCTCTGTTGCAGGTTACCTATTTCTGA
- a CDS encoding cation-translocating P-type ATPase has protein sequence MDWHLRDIATVLAEQGADTAGGLSSSEAARRLTRFGSNELLERGGTSPWLILWEQFTSTMALILTGAALLSAFVGSFKDSVTILAIVCLFAVLGFVQEYRAERAMRALKRLAVPVVRVRRDGCTVEIPAVDLVAGDIVLLEAGNLIPADCRVVEAHNLRLREAVLTGEAEEVEKGTAALAVTDGSTPLGDRLNMVFMGTTVSYGRGVAVVVATGMNTELGRIAGMLQNVTEEWTPLQKRLDRLGKILALGAVAVSLLFFAVGLLRGEELRLMLMTAVSLAVAAIPEGLPAVVTITLAIGSQRMLKRQALIRKLPAVETLGSVTVICSDKTGTLTQNRMTVTEVVTAVEILEPAVPLTPGPGEGREPGTADGTGVGLRGILACAALCNEAVLAEDQREGVGDPTETALLVAAAHEGLLRHELEVRLPRVAEIPFDSTVKRMVTFHTVADAALAVSLGLPVHLEPGEYLVVAKGALDAVLELCGRAGEQPRGAMERREAADAADRLARQGKRVLAVACGIGGRDTADVHDLCLLGLIAMMDPLRPEARDAVELCRQAGIRPVMITGDHPLTAASIAGSLGMGDGVRVMTGAEIERTGTDGLAAASGEVSVYARVSPEHKLMIVDALQRRGEVVAMTGDGVNDAPALKKADIGVSMGITGTDVAREAADMVLLDDNFATIVSAVREGRTIYDNIRKFIEFSVAGNLGKILAVLTLPFLGLPSPLTPLQLLWLNLLTDGLLGLGMGVERSEPDIMARPPVSPASQVFDRRMLRHTLLTGGSIGISTILLTYHHWRFHPENWQTVLFTSLAFAQIGQAMALRSFRYSFFRMGLLGNPLLLAMVGMVILLQGMVVYLPAMQAFFKTAPLSAEALAWVFVPGTALFVVLEIEKSIVRIKRKHVT, from the coding sequence ATGGACTGGCATCTGCGGGACATAGCCACGGTCCTGGCAGAGCAGGGGGCCGACACCGCCGGCGGCCTCTCATCCTCCGAAGCTGCTCGCCGTTTGACCCGCTTCGGCAGCAACGAACTGCTTGAGCGGGGCGGCACTTCGCCCTGGCTGATCCTGTGGGAGCAGTTTACCTCGACCATGGCGCTGATCCTGACCGGCGCAGCGCTCCTTTCCGCCTTTGTCGGTTCTTTCAAGGATAGCGTGACCATTCTGGCCATAGTCTGCCTTTTTGCCGTTTTAGGGTTTGTGCAGGAATACCGCGCCGAGCGGGCCATGCGCGCGCTCAAGCGGCTGGCCGTGCCGGTGGTGCGGGTGCGCCGCGACGGCTGCACCGTTGAAATACCGGCGGTCGATTTGGTGGCGGGCGATATTGTCCTTCTGGAGGCCGGCAACCTGATACCGGCCGATTGCCGGGTAGTGGAGGCCCACAACCTGCGGCTGCGGGAGGCGGTTCTGACCGGAGAGGCGGAAGAGGTCGAAAAGGGTACCGCCGCTTTGGCTGTTACGGATGGGAGCACGCCGCTCGGCGACCGTCTGAACATGGTCTTCATGGGCACCACGGTCAGTTATGGCCGCGGTGTCGCCGTTGTGGTAGCCACCGGGATGAATACCGAATTGGGACGCATTGCCGGCATGTTGCAGAATGTGACCGAGGAGTGGACCCCCTTGCAGAAGCGGCTCGACCGCCTGGGCAAGATTCTGGCCCTTGGGGCGGTGGCGGTTTCGCTGCTGTTTTTTGCCGTCGGGCTGTTGCGGGGCGAGGAACTGCGCCTGATGCTGATGACCGCGGTCAGTCTGGCGGTGGCCGCCATCCCGGAGGGGTTGCCGGCCGTGGTGACTATTACCCTGGCCATTGGTTCACAGCGCATGCTCAAGCGTCAGGCCCTGATCCGCAAGTTGCCGGCCGTCGAAACCCTCGGCTCGGTAACCGTGATCTGTTCCGACAAGACCGGCACCCTGACCCAGAATCGCATGACGGTGACGGAAGTCGTCACCGCGGTCGAGATCCTTGAACCGGCTGTTCCGCTTACCCCTGGCCCAGGGGAGGGGAGAGAGCCGGGGACTGCCGATGGGACGGGCGTTGGCCTCCGCGGCATACTCGCCTGTGCTGCGCTTTGCAACGAGGCCGTGCTGGCTGAAGACCAACGGGAAGGGGTAGGGGACCCGACCGAAACGGCGCTCCTTGTGGCGGCGGCACACGAAGGGCTATTGCGCCACGAACTTGAGGTCCGCCTGCCGCGCGTGGCCGAGATCCCTTTCGATTCCACGGTCAAACGCATGGTCACGTTCCACACGGTGGCTGATGCCGCCCTGGCCGTATCGCTTGGTCTTCCCGTCCACCTGGAGCCGGGCGAATATCTCGTGGTTGCCAAGGGGGCGCTGGATGCGGTGCTGGAACTGTGCGGCAGGGCCGGTGAGCAACCACGTGGCGCCATGGAGCGCCGGGAGGCAGCCGATGCGGCCGATCGGCTGGCGCGCCAGGGAAAACGGGTCCTGGCCGTTGCCTGCGGCATCGGTGGCCGGGATACGGCCGACGTCCACGATCTTTGCCTGCTCGGCCTGATCGCCATGATGGACCCGCTGCGGCCCGAGGCGCGGGATGCTGTTGAACTCTGCCGCCAGGCCGGCATCCGCCCGGTTATGATCACCGGCGACCACCCCCTGACCGCCGCGTCCATTGCCGGATCGCTGGGTATGGGAGACGGGGTGCGGGTGATGACCGGCGCCGAGATCGAGCGCACCGGCACGGATGGTCTCGCTGCCGCGAGCGGGGAGGTATCGGTCTATGCGCGGGTCTCGCCGGAACACAAGCTGATGATTGTCGACGCCCTGCAACGCCGGGGCGAGGTGGTGGCCATGACCGGCGACGGCGTGAACGATGCCCCGGCCCTGAAAAAGGCCGATATCGGCGTATCCATGGGAATCACCGGTACCGATGTGGCTCGGGAAGCGGCCGACATGGTGCTTTTGGACGACAACTTTGCCACCATCGTCTCGGCGGTGCGCGAAGGGCGGACCATCTACGACAATATTCGCAAATTCATCGAATTTTCCGTGGCCGGCAACCTGGGCAAGATCCTGGCCGTGCTGACCCTGCCGTTCCTGGGGCTGCCCAGTCCGCTCACCCCTTTACAATTACTCTGGCTCAACCTGCTCACCGACGGCCTGCTCGGCCTGGGCATGGGGGTGGAACGCTCCGAACCGGACATCATGGCCCGCCCCCCTGTCTCACCGGCCTCCCAGGTCTTCGACCGCCGCATGCTGCGCCATACCCTGCTGACCGGCGGCAGCATCGGCATCTCCACCATTTTGTTGACCTATCACCACTGGCGGTTCCATCCCGAAAACTGGCAGACCGTTCTGTTCACCTCCCTGGCCTTTGCCCAGATCGGCCAAGCCATGGCTCTGCGTTCATTCCGGTATTCCTTTTTTCGTATGGGGCTCTTGGGCAATCCGCTGCTCCTGGCCATGGTCGGCATGGTAATCCTGCTGCAAGGGATGGTCGTTTATCTGCCGGCCATGCAGGCCTTCTTTAAAACCGCCCCCCTGTCGGCCGAGGCGCTGGCCTGGGTGTTCGTTCCGGGGACGGCGCTGTTTGTCGTCCTGGAGATCGAAAAAAGTATCGTGCGAATCAAGCGCAAACACGTTACATGA
- a CDS encoding ABC transporter permease gives MPIPISYSFRNLLTRRLTTFLTATGMALVVFVFASILMLSAGLEKTLIETGSDDNVIVTRKGANSEVQSGVERSQAAIVESLPDIATGSDGAPLVAKEMVVLISLPKRGSDKPANVVIRGVDQASLKLRPQVRLAEGRMPRPGSAEIMAGRSIAERFKGGGIGESLRFGMRDWTVVGIFDAGATGFNSEIWGDSIQLMQAFRRPVYSSVTFRLRDSGDFTAVKAKLDADPRLTLDVRRETRYYRDQSEAMAKFLRILGTSLTVIFSLGAIIGAMITMYAAVANRVGEIGTLRAIGFHRSSILGAFLMEALLLGLVGGVTGLFMASFMQLITISTMNWQTFSELAFSFTLTFEIVYKSLLFSLLMGFVGGVVPALRASRLNIVDALRES, from the coding sequence ATGCCGATACCGATTTCCTACAGCTTCCGCAATCTTCTTACCCGCCGCCTGACAACCTTTCTGACGGCAACCGGGATGGCGCTGGTGGTGTTTGTTTTTGCCTCGATCCTGATGCTGTCCGCCGGATTGGAGAAAACGCTGATCGAGACCGGTTCCGACGATAATGTGATCGTCACCCGCAAGGGCGCCAACTCGGAGGTGCAGAGCGGCGTGGAGCGTTCTCAGGCCGCTATCGTCGAGAGCCTTCCCGATATCGCCACCGGAAGTGACGGCGCCCCTCTCGTGGCCAAGGAGATGGTCGTGCTGATCAGCCTCCCCAAGCGCGGCAGCGACAAACCGGCCAATGTAGTCATCAGGGGGGTCGACCAGGCATCGCTCAAGCTGCGGCCCCAGGTCCGGCTGGCGGAGGGGCGCATGCCGCGTCCCGGTTCCGCGGAAATCATGGCGGGCAGGAGTATCGCAGAGCGCTTCAAAGGCGGCGGGATCGGAGAATCGCTCCGTTTCGGCATGCGCGACTGGACGGTGGTCGGCATCTTCGACGCCGGCGCCACCGGTTTCAACTCCGAGATATGGGGAGATTCCATCCAGTTGATGCAGGCCTTCCGGCGGCCGGTGTATTCGTCGGTCACCTTCAGGCTGCGCGACAGTGGCGATTTTACGGCGGTCAAGGCCAAACTGGACGCCGATCCGCGCCTGACGCTGGACGTGCGACGCGAAACCCGTTACTACCGCGACCAGTCCGAAGCCATGGCCAAGTTTCTGCGTATCCTGGGGACATCGTTGACGGTGATCTTCTCCCTGGGGGCCATCATCGGCGCCATGATCACCATGTATGCCGCCGTCGCCAACCGGGTTGGAGAGATCGGCACCCTGCGGGCCATCGGCTTTCATCGCAGCAGCATCCTGGGGGCCTTTCTGATGGAAGCGCTGCTGCTCGGGCTGGTCGGTGGGGTCACCGGTCTTTTCATGGCGTCCTTCATGCAACTTATCACCATCTCGACCATGAATTGGCAGACCTTTTCCGAGCTTGCCTTTTCATTTACCCTCACCTTCGAGATCGTCTATAAATCGTTGCTGTTTTCCTTGTTGATGGGCTTTGTGGGCGGCGTTGTCCCCGCCTTGCGAGCCAGTCGGCTGAATATCGTCGATGCCCTGCGGGAAAGTTGA
- a CDS encoding nitrogen regulation protein NR(II) yields MGLERKLRLFIYARIVVSFLFLASTILLSYRDLTLADEHLQSGLIRLMAFSFLFSLCCLLFLRFRRFHSFIAYLQTIWDLLFVTVLLLFTNGILSPYSFLYLLSIMSAGLLLGGREALYTASLCTILYGSIADLQYFGLLSGIGLSQSDAQQLGATHIFYTIFLNLMGFYLTALITGFLSARARESEEALREKTVNYDELERLSTGIVSNLESGLLTITPTGRIRVFNHYAEMVTGMTQADAYNTLLVDVFPALAGITENMDARMDGEFDFPLKNGEQMTLGYNAVPFTDSQGVQAGAIVNFKDLTSMKRMEAALKRADRLAALGEISARMAHEIRNPLAAMSGSVQLLAEHGSISENDQRLLKIVLREAARLNGLITDFLAYARPSSPCKERFELRPLVDDMIMFLASDSHFGKVSFRNLVAAHILIQADVNQLRQVLLNLFRNAADAMPEGGIVEVESRFQLSGADGFHKVPAAVITVTDTGCGIDGATAAHLFEPFWTTKTDGSGLGLAVTYRIIEAHGGTVSVESPPGKGCRFTIMLPVTD; encoded by the coding sequence ATGGGGCTTGAACGAAAACTCAGGCTTTTCATCTATGCCAGGATCGTGGTGTCGTTCCTGTTCCTGGCTTCTACCATACTGCTGAGTTACCGGGATCTTACCCTGGCCGATGAACACCTTCAGAGCGGTTTGATCCGCCTGATGGCGTTTTCGTTCCTGTTCTCGCTGTGCTGTCTGCTGTTTCTCCGGTTTCGGAGATTCCATTCTTTCATCGCCTACCTCCAGACGATTTGGGATCTGCTCTTCGTAACGGTTCTTCTGCTGTTTACCAACGGCATACTCAGTCCCTATTCGTTCCTCTACCTTCTTTCCATCATGAGCGCCGGTCTGTTGCTGGGAGGCCGGGAAGCGCTTTACACGGCGTCCCTCTGTACCATACTGTACGGTTCCATCGCCGATCTGCAGTATTTCGGCCTGCTGTCCGGGATCGGCCTCAGCCAGTCCGACGCCCAGCAGCTTGGCGCAACGCATATTTTCTACACAATCTTTTTGAACCTGATGGGTTTCTACCTGACAGCGCTCATCACCGGCTTTCTTTCGGCGCGGGCACGGGAAAGCGAGGAAGCCCTTCGGGAGAAAACCGTCAATTATGACGAACTGGAACGTTTAAGCACGGGCATCGTGTCGAATCTGGAGAGCGGTTTACTCACCATAACCCCGACCGGCAGGATCAGGGTGTTCAACCATTACGCCGAAATGGTTACCGGCATGACGCAGGCAGATGCCTATAACACCCTGCTTGTGGATGTCTTCCCGGCGCTTGCGGGCATTACGGAAAACATGGATGCCAGGATGGATGGGGAATTCGACTTTCCACTGAAGAACGGCGAGCAGATGACCCTCGGCTATAACGCCGTACCGTTCACCGACAGCCAGGGGGTACAGGCCGGCGCCATTGTCAACTTCAAGGATCTCACCTCCATGAAACGGATGGAGGCGGCCCTCAAGAGGGCGGACCGGCTGGCGGCCCTGGGCGAGATATCCGCACGCATGGCCCACGAGATCCGAAATCCCCTGGCCGCCATGAGCGGCTCGGTCCAGTTGCTGGCCGAGCATGGCTCCATTTCGGAAAACGATCAGCGGCTGTTGAAGATCGTCTTGCGCGAGGCGGCCCGGCTCAATGGCCTGATTACCGATTTTCTTGCCTATGCCCGTCCTTCCTCGCCCTGCAAGGAAAGGTTCGAATTGCGGCCCCTTGTGGACGATATGATTATGTTTCTGGCTTCGGACAGCCATTTCGGCAAGGTTTCCTTTCGTAATCTCGTCGCCGCGCATATACTGATTCAGGCCGACGTCAATCAACTGCGCCAGGTTTTGCTGAACCTGTTCCGCAATGCCGCCGATGCCATGCCTGAGGGAGGGATTGTGGAGGTCGAATCGCGGTTTCAACTCAGCGGCGCCGATGGCTTCCATAAAGTCCCGGCGGCGGTTATTACGGTGACCGACACCGGCTGCGGCATTGACGGCGCTACTGCGGCCCACTTGTTCGAGCCCTTCTGGACCACCAAGACGGACGGTTCCGGCCTCGGTCTGGCCGTTACCTACCGTATTATCGAGGCTCACGGCGGAACCGTCTCTGTTGAATCGCCGCCCGGAAAGGGCTGCCGTTTCACCATCATGCTCCCGGTGACGGATTGA